The following proteins are co-located in the Labrys monachus genome:
- a CDS encoding ABC transporter substrate-binding protein, translating to MNIHKRTLLLLAMATALSSPHLALADDASIKIGVLATFEGPFTVLGEDGMRGAMTAVDEVGGMVGGKKIEIVKGSSDASPDSAVRAARKLVEQDGVKVLVGPLSGDEGVAVKDYAKTQPNVTFINGTSAAQDTTLRNPAPNFFRFSTDGAQWMAGLGTYAYQVKGYKRVAVVAEDYSFPYTQVFGFMAEFCKAGGKVPSKSWVPIGNKDFSSVIAAIPDDVDAIYVALGGADAVNFLTQFQQAGGSAPLIGGSITVDQTVLTSKGKTRDVLIGTPSAGPVADTNDTPAWKAFVAAYKKQPDAFPSPSLFAHGYYVDMKATLLALGEVKDDVSDGGVKLRDALSKLSFDTPTGKVSLDKNRNAIADIYLTEVTAGSDGNLYNKLVKVIPQVNQTLGIPEKDFLALGAVGRDNPSCP from the coding sequence ATGAACATCCATAAACGCACGCTGCTCCTGCTCGCCATGGCGACCGCGCTGTCGTCGCCGCATTTGGCGCTGGCGGACGACGCCTCGATCAAGATCGGCGTCCTCGCCACCTTCGAAGGCCCGTTCACCGTGCTCGGCGAGGACGGCATGCGCGGCGCGATGACGGCGGTCGACGAGGTCGGCGGCATGGTCGGCGGCAAGAAGATCGAGATCGTCAAGGGCTCGTCCGACGCCTCGCCGGACAGCGCCGTGCGCGCCGCCCGCAAGCTCGTCGAGCAGGACGGCGTCAAGGTGCTCGTCGGCCCGCTGTCCGGCGACGAAGGCGTCGCGGTCAAGGACTACGCCAAGACCCAGCCCAACGTCACCTTCATCAACGGCACCTCGGCCGCCCAGGACACCACGCTGCGCAATCCCGCGCCGAACTTCTTCCGCTTCTCCACCGACGGCGCGCAATGGATGGCCGGCCTCGGCACCTATGCCTACCAGGTGAAGGGCTACAAGAGGGTCGCCGTCGTCGCCGAGGACTATTCGTTCCCCTATACCCAGGTCTTCGGCTTCATGGCCGAGTTCTGCAAGGCGGGCGGCAAGGTCCCCTCCAAATCCTGGGTGCCGATCGGCAACAAGGATTTCTCCTCGGTGATCGCCGCCATCCCGGATGACGTCGACGCGATCTATGTGGCGCTGGGCGGCGCCGATGCGGTCAACTTCCTGACGCAGTTCCAGCAGGCGGGCGGCTCGGCGCCGCTGATCGGCGGCTCGATCACCGTCGACCAGACGGTGCTGACCTCCAAGGGCAAGACCCGCGACGTGCTGATCGGCACGCCCTCCGCCGGCCCGGTCGCCGACACCAACGACACGCCGGCCTGGAAGGCCTTCGTCGCGGCCTACAAGAAGCAGCCGGACGCCTTCCCCTCGCCCTCCTTGTTCGCGCATGGCTATTACGTGGACATGAAGGCGACGCTGCTCGCCCTCGGCGAGGTCAAGGACGATGTGTCCGACGGCGGGGTCAAGCTGCGCGACGCGCTCTCCAAGCTCTCCTTCGACACGCCGACCGGCAAGGTCTCGCTCGACAAGAACCGCAACGCCATCGCCGACATCTACCTGACGGAAGTGACGGCCGGCAGCGACGGCAACCTCTACAACAAGCTCGTGAAGGTCATCCCGCAGGTCAACCAGACGCTCGGCATCCCCGAAAAGGACTTCCTGGCGCTCGGGGCCGTCGGCCGCGACAATCCGAGCTGCCCGTGA
- a CDS encoding branched-chain amino acid ABC transporter permease codes for MTLLSTPADRSASGSRLERLGAAHVALAVALVIFPAIGSDFFLTQIGGYSLIFGMLALSLMMLAGYGGMVSLAQMTVAGIAGYMVAIFGQNSSGVLGFGWPWWIAVPFAVLVAALASALIGAISVRTEGIYTIMITLAIATATFYFTQQNYTIFNGFPGFAGLKAPVFWSVDWRSPVAFYYLCLGMAALVYAAVLYGSRSTFGLTLQAIRDNPRRMRAIGFDVTAHKIFAWFLAGVIAGLAGVLLVWFNGRISPGTIGVSAAINVLIIAVIGGIRHPIGPFLGAVVVVMMQTFAIDIVGAERFNTLIGLVFLVIVFVSPDGLLGLWGKIKPHIAQESLRSGP; via the coding sequence ATGACCCTGCTCTCGACGCCGGCGGACCGATCCGCCTCGGGCAGCCGGCTCGAACGGCTCGGCGCGGCGCATGTCGCCCTGGCGGTCGCCCTCGTCATCTTTCCCGCCATCGGATCCGATTTCTTCCTGACCCAGATCGGCGGCTATTCGCTCATCTTCGGCATGCTGGCTTTGTCGCTGATGATGCTCGCCGGCTATGGCGGCATGGTCAGCCTCGCGCAGATGACGGTGGCGGGCATCGCCGGCTACATGGTGGCGATCTTCGGGCAGAACAGCTCGGGCGTGCTCGGCTTCGGCTGGCCGTGGTGGATCGCCGTTCCCTTCGCGGTGCTGGTCGCCGCCCTCGCCTCGGCGCTGATCGGCGCGATCTCGGTGCGCACCGAGGGCATCTACACCATCATGATCACGCTGGCGATCGCCACCGCCACCTTCTACTTCACCCAGCAGAACTACACGATTTTCAACGGCTTCCCGGGCTTTGCCGGCTTGAAGGCGCCGGTCTTCTGGTCGGTCGACTGGCGCAGCCCCGTCGCCTTCTATTATCTGTGCCTGGGCATGGCGGCCCTCGTTTATGCGGCGGTGCTCTACGGCTCCCGCTCCACCTTCGGGCTGACGCTGCAGGCGATCCGCGACAATCCGCGCCGCATGCGGGCGATCGGCTTCGACGTGACGGCGCACAAGATCTTCGCCTGGTTCCTGGCCGGCGTCATCGCCGGCCTGGCGGGCGTGCTGCTCGTCTGGTTCAACGGCCGCATCTCGCCCGGGACGATCGGCGTATCGGCCGCCATCAATGTGCTGATCATCGCCGTCATCGGCGGCATCCGGCATCCGATCGGGCCGTTCCTCGGCGCCGTGGTCGTGGTGATGATGCAGACCTTCGCCATCGACATCGTCGGCGCCGAGCGCTTCAACACGCTGATCGGGCTAGTCTTCCTGGTGATCGTCTTCGTCTCGCCGGACGGCCTGCTCGGCCTGTGGGGAAAGATCAAGCCGCATATCGCACAGGAGTCCCTGCGGTCCGGCCCCTGA
- a CDS encoding branched-chain amino acid ABC transporter permease: protein MTMPQRTSAQPGLPAGGGLSRAQAWGLAGLLAGALLLWLMLGIWPAWLNAVLISKKAFASAILNGLTLAGLYFLVASGFTLVFGLMRNVNLAHGSLYLLGAYVGYEVTTRTGYWLLGVAAGFLVLAALGVVMQVLVFRRLAGDDLRQTLVTIGISIVAADLMLAAWGGSTYQIATPAWLDGAVTLPVITAVKSNGAAVFLNYPFYRLVVLLTAIAIGVGLWLMLNRTRVGMMIRAGVDDRAMLSASGVNVHAVFAVVFAVGAGLAGFAGVVGGSALSVAPGEDVRYLLASLVVVIVGGMGSITGAAIGALLIGLAEQIGLVYFPTYGVVVTFLIMVVTLAIRPQGIMGRAR from the coding sequence ATGACCATGCCGCAGAGGACATCGGCGCAACCGGGCCTGCCGGCCGGCGGCGGCCTCAGCCGGGCGCAGGCCTGGGGGCTGGCGGGCCTGCTCGCCGGCGCGCTCCTGCTCTGGCTGATGCTGGGCATCTGGCCGGCCTGGCTGAACGCCGTCCTCATCTCGAAGAAGGCCTTCGCCAGCGCCATCCTCAACGGGCTGACGCTCGCCGGCCTGTATTTCCTGGTGGCGAGCGGCTTCACGCTCGTCTTCGGGCTGATGCGCAACGTCAACCTCGCGCATGGATCGCTCTATCTGCTCGGCGCCTATGTCGGCTATGAGGTGACCACCCGCACCGGCTACTGGCTGCTCGGCGTCGCCGCCGGCTTCCTGGTGCTCGCCGCCCTCGGCGTCGTCATGCAGGTGCTGGTCTTCCGCCGGCTCGCGGGCGACGACCTGCGCCAGACGCTGGTCACCATCGGCATTTCCATCGTCGCCGCCGACCTCATGCTCGCTGCCTGGGGCGGCTCGACCTACCAGATCGCCACGCCCGCATGGCTGGACGGCGCGGTGACGCTGCCGGTGATCACCGCCGTGAAGTCGAACGGCGCCGCGGTCTTCCTCAATTACCCCTTCTACCGCCTCGTCGTGCTCCTCACCGCCATCGCCATCGGCGTCGGGCTGTGGCTGATGCTCAACCGGACGCGGGTGGGGATGATGATCCGCGCCGGCGTGGACGACCGCGCCATGCTGTCGGCCTCCGGCGTCAACGTGCATGCCGTGTTCGCCGTCGTCTTCGCCGTCGGCGCCGGGCTGGCGGGCTTTGCCGGCGTCGTCGGCGGCTCCGCCCTGTCGGTGGCGCCCGGCGAGGATGTGCGCTACCTGCTCGCCTCGCTGGTCGTCGTCATCGTCGGCGGCATGGGCTCGATCACCGGCGCCGCCATCGGAGCGCTGCTGATCGGGCTCGCCGAGCAGATCGGCCTCGTCTACTTCCCCACCTATGGCGTGGTGGTGACCTTCCTCATCATGGTCGTGACGCTCGCCATCCGCCCCCAGGGCATCATGGGGAGGGCGCGATGA